The Glycine soja cultivar W05 chromosome 4, ASM419377v2, whole genome shotgun sequence genomic sequence TGGTTTAACCAATGCTCCGACTTCTTTTCAGTGTTTGATGAACCATATTTTCCAACATGCTTTAAGGAAATATGTGTTAGTGttttttgatgatatattgGTATATAGTTCCACATGGCATGAACACTTATGCCATCTAGAGGTTGTATTCAAAGTATTGAAAGAAATGTTTTGTTTGCTAAGTTGTCTAAATGCTCTTTTGGTGTATTGGAGATAGAGTACTTGGGACATATAGTTTCAGGTGAAGGAGTTGCTATGGATGCTACTAAGGCGCATGCAGTTCTAGAGTGGCCTACACCACTCAATATCAAGCAGCTAAGAGGTTTCTTAGGCCTCACTGGTCACTATCGAAGGTTTATCAAAGGATATGCAAAGCTTGCTGCACCATTGACAGATTtacttaaaaaagaagcattcaAGTGGACACCAGAGGCAGAGACAACATTTGTTCAATTGCAGAAAGTCATGACTTCAGCTCTAGTGTTAGCTCTTCCTAATTTCCAGCTGCCCTTCATTCTGGAAACTAATTCTTCCGACACTGGTATTGGAGCAGTATCACATCAGAATGGCCATCCAATAGCATTTTTTTCCAAGAAACTTGCACCTAGAGTGCAAAAGAAATCTGACTAATTTAGAGAGATGTTAGCAATTGTTGAAGCTATAGCTAAGTTCAGACACTACTTGCTGGGACacaaatttattatcaaaactGATCAAAAAAGCT encodes the following:
- the LOC114410785 gene encoding uncharacterized protein LOC114410785; this translates as MPSRGCIQSIERNVLFAKLSKCSFGVLEIEYLGHIVSGEGVAMDATKAHAVLEWPTPLNIKQLRGFLGLTGHYRRFIKGYAKLAAPLTDLLKKEAFKWTPEAETTFVQLQKVMTSALVLALPNFQLPFILETNSSDTGIGAVSHQNGHPIAFFSKKLAPRVQKKSD